One region of Catenuloplanes indicus genomic DNA includes:
- a CDS encoding TetR/AcrR family transcriptional regulator has translation MTVRTRLTAAERGEQLIAAAVTAFASGGYAGTTTDQVARLAGVTQPYVIRLFGSKQRLFIAVMEHVCDRIEATFREAATQGTDVAMLGGAYIDLLAERDLLAVLLHGFGASADPEIGDVVRAGFGRIYETVRGLTGGSTEEMHAFMAEGMLCTVLSAMRLAGPDAVPAPPWAAALLAGFGMDGTGPGQ, from the coding sequence ATGACGGTCCGAACCCGGCTCACCGCCGCCGAGCGAGGGGAACAGCTGATCGCCGCCGCGGTCACCGCGTTCGCCTCCGGTGGCTACGCGGGCACCACCACCGACCAGGTCGCCCGCCTCGCCGGCGTCACCCAGCCGTACGTGATCCGGCTCTTCGGGTCGAAACAGCGGCTGTTCATCGCGGTGATGGAGCACGTCTGCGACCGGATCGAGGCCACCTTCCGCGAGGCCGCGACGCAGGGCACGGACGTGGCGATGCTCGGCGGCGCCTACATCGACCTGCTGGCCGAGCGGGATCTGCTGGCGGTGCTGCTGCACGGCTTCGGCGCGTCCGCGGACCCGGAGATCGGCGACGTGGTGCGCGCCGGTTTCGGCCGGATCTACGAGACGGTCCGCGGACTGACCGGTGGTTCGACGGAGGAGATGCACGCGTTCATGGCCGAGGGCATGCTCTGCACCGTGCTCAGCGCGATGCGGCTGGCCGGCCCGGACGCGGTGCCGGCACCGCCGTGGGCGGCCGCCCTGCTGGCCGGCTTCGGCATGGACGGGACGGGACCGGGTCAGTAG
- a CDS encoding L,D-transpeptidase family protein: protein MNVRRAAVLGFVIAMAGGCGGGPGTPVAQPGGTGGPPVPPSAVPGITGSPTPGSPAPGALLPPPASASPAVSVPPWSPLWSPPRSSSSSPSLSPGATPAAGADGVLERGEAGPDILALQRRLDALGYWNGPADGSFGQLTMQAVYAVQKAAGLERTGRADAGTLAALAAGVRPAARSRTGHRVEIDLDRQLLLLADDGAVTKIFNTSTGSNEFYRHQGRRYLADTPAGRFRVGRQIDAWRYGPLGPLYRPKYFNGGIAVHGAHDIPPRPASHGCARLSIAAMDWLWTNGAMPVGTRVWVY, encoded by the coding sequence ATGAACGTGCGGCGGGCGGCGGTGCTCGGCTTCGTGATCGCGATGGCGGGCGGGTGCGGTGGCGGGCCCGGCACGCCGGTCGCGCAGCCGGGCGGGACCGGCGGCCCGCCGGTCCCGCCGAGCGCCGTCCCGGGCATCACCGGCTCGCCGACGCCGGGCTCGCCGGCGCCGGGGGCGCTGTTGCCGCCGCCCGCCTCCGCGTCACCGGCCGTCTCCGTGCCGCCCTGGTCGCCGCTCTGGTCGCCGCCCCGGTCGTCGTCCTCATCGCCGTCTTTGTCGCCGGGTGCGACTCCCGCGGCGGGTGCGGACGGGGTGCTGGAGCGCGGTGAGGCCGGGCCGGACATCCTGGCCTTGCAGCGGCGACTGGACGCGCTGGGCTACTGGAACGGGCCGGCCGACGGCAGTTTCGGGCAGCTCACGATGCAAGCGGTGTACGCGGTGCAGAAGGCGGCCGGCCTGGAACGCACCGGCCGCGCCGACGCCGGGACCCTCGCCGCGCTGGCCGCCGGGGTACGCCCGGCCGCGCGGAGCCGGACCGGCCACCGCGTCGAGATCGACCTGGACCGGCAACTGCTCCTGCTGGCCGACGACGGCGCGGTCACGAAGATCTTCAACACCTCCACCGGGTCGAACGAGTTCTACCGCCACCAGGGCCGGCGCTACCTGGCGGACACGCCGGCCGGGAGGTTCCGGGTCGGCCGGCAGATCGACGCCTGGCGGTACGGGCCGCTCGGCCCGCTCTACCGGCCGAAGTACTTCAACGGTGGGATCGCCGTGCACGGCGCGCACGACATCCCGCCGCGGCCCGCGTCGCACGGCTGCGCGCGGCTGTCGATCGCGGCGATGGACTGGCTGTGGACGAACGGCGCGATGCCGGTCGGCACCCGGGTCTGGGTCTACTGA